In Candidatus Poribacteria bacterium, the genomic window CTTAAAAATGCCATATCTCATATTGCACGTGCTGGCACTTCCAGTCTGATAGGTATTGTGGGCATCGGATTCATCACGACCTTACTCGCCACCTTGCTATTAAACCACTTTTTCATTTTGCGACAGTCTGAATTTAAAATGCATGCCCCTACCCTCGTCGCGTTCCTAAAAGACACCGTGGACGAGTCAATGGGACGCACATTGGTTAGTCGCTTAGAAAAGAATGGACAGATCCTCGCGGTAAATTATGCTTCAAAGGCTGAGAAACTCGCAAACGGCGAGACCGAGTTCCAGGATTTGGGTGTCCTGATTAAGGAGGCGTTTTCAGAAACTCGCGGTGTAAACCCATTCCCAGCATCCCTCAACGTCTATGTGGACGAAGAATTAATAACCCGTAAAACGTTAGAGCACATTGCGTTAGAGATTAAAGCACACGACGAAATTGAGGACATCTTGCTAACCGGACACGGACAACTGAGAGATCGGCTGCGCGACTCAGAACGGACAACTCTCGTCGCCATCGGTGTGACACTCGTTGTCGTCTGGTTCATTATCGGTTCGGTTATCAAGAAAACAGCAATTGCCCGCACCGATGAGTTTCACCTCATGAAACTTCTCGGTATGTTTCGACGCTATCTTCTCGCGCCTTTCATTGTTCATGGGCTCTTCCTCGGTGGACTTGGTGCTTTGTCTGGACTTGGCTGCTTCTACGGCGTGCTGCATATCTTCAGATCTCAATTAGGAGGTCTTCACTTCCTTACTATTTATCAAATTATTTCGGTTATTGTGGCTGAGATGCTAATCGGACTCATCGTCGGTTTTGCTACATATCGGAAATTCGCGTCGTAGGTCCTACCTGACGGGCCCCGATCATT contains:
- a CDS encoding permease-like cell division protein FtsX, with product MRYHLKNAISHIARAGTSSLIGIVGIGFITTLLATLLLNHFFILRQSEFKMHAPTLVAFLKDTVDESMGRTLVSRLEKNGQILAVNYASKAEKLANGETEFQDLGVLIKEAFSETRGVNPFPASLNVYVDEELITRKTLEHIALEIKAHDEIEDILLTGHGQLRDRLRDSERTTLVAIGVTLVVVWFIIGSVIKKTAIARTDEFHLMKLLGMFRRYLLAPFIVHGLFLGGLGALSGLGCFYGVLHIFRSQLGGLHFLTIYQIISVIVAEMLIGLIVGFATYRKFAS